The window atgtaaaatgtgcgTCAATCTCCGAGCCAGGCTGAACCCTTCAATCGGGATTTCCTGACAAAATAATTTACTGAGATAAACAAAGTTCCTCCATATCTGACTTTGATTGGTGAGGGGTGACGTGCAAGTGTGCTTCCCCAGTGCTAAATTACACTGCAGCATGGTCCCTCTCAAAGCCCACATCTGGGATTGGCCGTGCTGGATGCCGTGCTGCTTTAATTTTGGTTATGTTGTTTATAACCCTATAATAGAGACAGTAAAGGACCACAGGGCTGGATGGAAGGAGGTCAGAACACAGACAAAGTAAAAGCAGTAAttttgacaaaaaagaaaaaataagaaagaacataaacaaaaaaacttGTGGGGATATTGATGTTttaagaaactaaatgagataAAGTCAAATTCTTGTGTCTATTAGATTCAGGCAAAACTTTGTGGTCGTCTGATTATGACGTTTCCTTTCAACAGGATCTACTTTGTCGCTGTGATTCTGTTTGAAGACAGAAGAGTGCAGGTTGCAGCCTGCTGTGTTGGGCAACAATAATGGGAAATCTGTTATTATGTTGGGAGCAGATTTGAGTGAGTAGCCAACCCAGAATGCACTTTGTCAACTCCAACAGCCTGAATAAAGTTCAAATACCCCCCAACCACACTGCAAACTCACCCAGCAGATCTGAATTGTAGCTGTCCACCTTTTCAATGTCTGAGACAATATTCGTGAGACATGATGTCTTAGGACTTGAGCGGTGATTTGAATGGTGAGTTagttctgttctgtttttaagAGTTTTTAAAGACTGGTCTTTCAAGTTCTGCGACCAGATGTTTCTAAAGTGACACTCATCTTAATTATACATCCCAGTTAAAATCATAACTTCACGGCCCGTAAAGTTGCATGGATGTGCATCTGCTGAGCAGATCAATTGGAAAGTCCCAAAGCTTTAGCAGCAGGAGTGTGACATCCTCCAACGcatttttgttctcttccattGGGTTGTTCACCCCTCGGTGCGCAGGTGTGAACATTGGTGTCCTGGGTGTTGTCACCTGCTCTCACCACCAGACTCAGCCAATAGCAGAGCAGCGTGGCCCCAGCAAGTCATTGCTGTGTGTCAGCACCACCTTCATCCCAACATCTTGAGGACTGTGTGGACTCGTAGCTGCTTCATGCTGCTCACAGACGTAGACAACAAATACTGTCAATGAACCACCTCAAATCTCTGAAGTGAACTCACCCTTAAAGGAGTATCACATTTTCAAACCCAAACTTGATTATTAGATTTAAGGTTCCAttaataatttcattttaaggGAACGTGGACAGAGCTGAGAAAAGGTGACAAGTTGctctggatgactgagaactgCCACACTTCAATGTCTGGAATCCATTAAAACACACCAGTATGTCCTACAACTAGTCATACTTTGCCTTCTGGCCATTATCCCCCACAGACCTACTGAACATTACCGACATCTTGTTAACAGGTGTAGCAATTAACCAGGATTTTTTATAGCTCCTTTGAAAAATGATGAAGCTGTGGACTACTTTCAGATTGCGGCAGATGTATGAGCACAGCTCCGGGAGCGATGTTATGAAGTAATGTCTCCAATGTAAACATGATGTATGGAACATTAGGTATTCTGTATAGACAGCTGCACTAAAGCAAGTGTTAGATTTGGAGCGCAGCCTCAGTGTTTGCTGTAATTCTGACATTGATTCTGACTAAATGTACAATTTAATGCAACGTGATACTGGACTAAAAGGTGTAGCTCCACAAACTGGAGGAAGTAGCTTTATTTAAGAAATAACATATTTTAGCATCAGCAATTAATTCTAGAATTACTTATGTCAATTTTATATATaagtaaaaacaaatgtggCCTTGTTTCATCTCAATGCAACTCATGGAGGAGGGGATACCAAAACTCTGATTAGAAATAATGAAGTTCAGAacatcacattttttaaattttcatttcATAACTTAAttagaggaggcagcagaacaaaagcaaacacgGAAAACAAGTTCCAACAGTACAAGAATTGAATTAGGTTTAATAACATTTCATAATAACATaacttaatatttatttttgaatgAAATACAAGTTCCTCACAAATTGCATATTAGATTCTGTGTATAAAAATACTGCTCCATCTGCTCTGCAGCATCAGAATCTCTTCATCTGTCTGCGTTCTTgtcttctctgcttcttctcaTTCACTTCTTCAGGTGCAGTTGGAGTTTCTGCCATGAACCAGGGGCCCAGGAAGTTCACCCACAGCAGGTGCAGTGCACGGGCTGGAGCCTGAGGCAAACAGTCACAAAGAGCAATTGTGAAAATTTGGGCAAAATTTGATGCAAAGATGCAAAGAGTGGTGAAGAGTTAAAAACAGCCTCAGTAGAGATCCAAAACAGACCTGTGCATTTGACTAGAActcaaaaacacatcaaaatcaggggaaaaaaagaaaaaagattgcattttttaaaataaatccaacatACCAATTTGATGAACTACTAAAACCAATGTAATGACAATCAATCAAATTAAAGTTCTTACCAGCAACCAGAGATACCAGAAATAAGAAGTGATGATGCTGAGCACTTGTACGATGGCTGTGAGCAGGATAACGTCCTTCAAGTGcctgaaaaagaacaaagaaatcaTCACATTTCAGCTAAAATAATGAGTGCAACATTTCAAAAATAACATCAGTatcaacagagaaaaacaaaaatgcagttCTTTAGACAGGAGAGCATTAGGAGGAGCTTCAGCGCTGAGTAATGTCTCCAAAGCTTCCTGTCCCGAATACACTCCATCAATTAGAGGGTCAGGACAGACAGGCTATAGCCTGATAGGTGAAACTCACTGTCAGACACTCAGTGTACATCATGAAAGGAGGCTAGAGTACTCCATGAAAAAAAGTCCTAATAATATGCAGATGTAGTTCCTGTTCTCTGCATTCAGGATCAACAAACACTATGAACTCCTTAACTTGACATCAAGAATGTGTTTGCAGGGTCACATACTCTGCCATTCCCTGCTCCATGTTTAGGTCTATTCCTCCATCTACCAGGCTTCCGTCCTCAGCAAACACTGGTTTGGCCATGGCAGACATGGAGCGGTAGCTCCCAACATAAACTGCGAGggcaaacaaaagcagcagctgcaggagaaaaaaaggaaccAGAATTAAACAAGGCTCAGTGCAATCTAACTTCTCAATTTGAATTATCTTGGACTGAATTCCCTCACCCATGTCCAAAAAGTAGAAGAACTGTAGAAAATCAAAAGATTTATGGCAGCATATATTGCCTGGGAAGGATAAGCCATAAAACAGATCTTCAATTAGTCAACAAACAGAAACTAAATGTGACACTTCAATGAATTGCTCAAAATGTTCAAGATACAATTTGCCTTTGACAATATTAATGTGACAGTTTAGATTAAGACTAAACTCATCTTAATACAAAAGCAGATAGTCAAAATAGTTCCAGATATATtgcatattataagcattaaaGTAAAGATACCTGGTAAGATGCTACCCGATCTGCAGGCTTTATTTTACTAACATTGGAAACTACACCTTTTCCTTTAtctgttaaataaaatattattacaatttCTAAAAATGTGGTTGCTTAAACTGGGAAATCACAACTCATTTAACATAAGACTGGATGCAATAAAAGCATGATTTACTGAGTGAAAATGTATTGATGGCGTAATATGGGAAGAGTATATTTACAATGGAAGATTCTTACATTAGCTCCTAGGATGACTCTTGTGTAGAACTTGAGCGTTGCTTCATTCTCCTCATAAATTTGCTTCTTTCCTTTTGTGCCAACTTTACCTTTAGGCTTTTGAGAAAACAACGGAGAACTATTCAATCATTAGCAGAATATTTTACATCTTTATCATCAACACAAACTAAGCAAATGCAAACCAAAGCTTTATGTGAGACCTCCAAATTTGATGAGGCAGGGAAAATATTTAATTCAGTTTGTGGATACTGCACAATAACATTTGCCTTCCATGCTATTTCTTGAGAGAACTGTGTTGCTTTAGCAACTCAAACTATTCTATTGAATTTATTTTGGTAAATACAGATGTGAGTCAGTCTTTTGCCTCTATTTCAGCTTGCAAGGCTTGTGGCAGCGACATGTGTCCGTTCTCTCACCGCCATCTCGCATCTCCGACCGGCTGTTATTCGTCCCTTCTGCTGTCAATTCTAGAACATGGATCGCTTTATCTCACGATTAAATCGGTGCATCAAAAGTCAAATTTAGAAGTCTTCATTCGGTCCAATTCTTTGTAACACATCAGCATTTAGTTAGTCAGGAAACCAACATATCCGGCGCAGGAAAATGTCGTCATCAACCACGTGACAAAAGCTGTCGATGGGTTTAGACTGCCATCTGCTGTTCATGAAGGTAAACTACAAGAATAATTCTTATTTATGGGGCGCATATGTATTAAACTCATATATTGTTATTACTTCTATACAGCTGCAACCATGAGAAAAACGATCAGATATAGGTGAAATAATAAACATCATAGATCAAGGTTTATTCTCAAAATTGTGATTTTTGACGTGGCTCGGTACTGTTATGGGATGTGTCTCGTGCTGAAGGCAGCTTAGAAGCAGGAACGGTTAACACTACTTCAGAAATGGAGCATCGATACAGACCTGAATCCGAAAAATCGACAAAACAAGAACAATCAATTACCACAATAGGTCTGAGCACTTGCCCATGTGACAACAGAACAGAGTCACATGGGAGCGTCCCATGTGACTTCTGTAGTTCAACAGGTCGAAGAGAGCAACTCAAAGCCGGAAGATACGAATTAACTGTTAAACTACTCTATGTCACCCGACGCTTTTGTGGTTGAACTCACTTAAAGCAAAGACGTAACAGAGAATATTCCGCTGTCTCTGtatgatttttgtttgtttgtactGTCGGCAGATCTGTGAAAAGTTTGctcctattttatttttgcagccaAACTTTGGACTCTTTGGGCCACCGTAGCTGAAGTACTtcccagtaacaacagagggaGGTTCTGCTGGTCAGTGAAACTCCTCAGTTTGTAAACTTCAGCTTGTTTCAGTGATCTCTGTCCGATAGTGGACCTCGTTAATTTTAAAACGACGTTTTATGGTACACAATGGAATATCTGCTCCAGGTTAAAATAGCCGCCCT is drawn from Takifugu flavidus isolate HTHZ2018 chromosome 2, ASM371156v2, whole genome shotgun sequence and contains these coding sequences:
- the tmem208 gene encoding transmembrane protein 208, yielding MAPKGKVGTKGKKQIYEENEATLKFYTRVILGANAIYAAINLLIFYSSSTFWTWLLLLFALAVYVGSYRSMSAMAKPVFAEDGSLVDGGIDLNMEQGMAEHLKDVILLTAIVQVLSIITSYFWYLWLLAPARALHLLWVNFLGPWFMAETPTAPEEVNEKKQRRQERRQMKRF